The Oncorhynchus nerka isolate Pitt River unplaced genomic scaffold, Oner_Uvic_2.0 unplaced_scaffold_1905, whole genome shotgun sequence genome window below encodes:
- the LOC115120079 gene encoding uncharacterized protein LOC115120079 isoform X3: MAFGCWVGVFVLLSVWHSVRCSDLPRDADGVHPITKQYGSECGYMFSILPLPGHAELRASYFSCHTDNQDDEVFTFSFNLITTAASGVETTYTVNATCFLPLPWSPREVSCEENYMEVSMRSDVSCLSGTTDTWTAALAKAHSSATSTWQVMFQQEGQQLIPMSFSEARELGYVFHFTQGRLVFRSPYTPRSVMGSVSMINGSVVEVVHPILFSRQRWVVMMVDWIVACSINEGMYDGAGLVWQTPTLLSPLVSGLSGLESSKISMGVDGQLLDEPITAERGYSLDISDTTVQISIPFNAAGGYRKSFVMGNMYHEFYVVHLYYEQIFLDDCGVETRLRLHRPMNTPLLIQHLTIINQTVLEDRVFTVYLGNLSYDVDVVAVMLNGHNFTILDVNKSGLFITMVTQPNSTLHAYILRVPFEDAVVHKLYSPEGVLQFSMDINYTLVIMPQKEPFYYLASVVAQFNDVFPPVFKGVCNEKSISFLMDHKPFDYLWEVGVGPYILTTNLAAKRGYIMQNDSKSLNLEVPLFSVGYTYKDINLKQFYGSFEIHSRLPKTLEVKSSLAKACLFQTTEVIVCSTEGVVTVVTDVTLAIPGTEPNGTFLLDSTCRPEETDDTRALFSFGLHTCGTRVQVDHQHVTYENDINVEHKSQSVNAPVKTRDTASVVTVRCVYPLSDLYKLFAYWRFEADSPGVGTILTREAVKTFQATFPPTTRRPLTSTTTSNTGLSPGREMPGIQPRAKYVKVFSWQMNQPKGTT; encoded by the exons ATGGCTTTTGGGTGTTGGGTGGG AGTATTTGTACTCCTGTCTGTATGGCATAGTGTAAGATGTTCTGACCTTCCAAGAG ATGCTGATGGTGTTCACCCCATCACTAAGCAGTATGGGTCAGAGTGTGGCTACATGTTCAGTATCCTCCCTCTGCCTGGCCATGCTGAACTCAGAGCCTCCTACTTCTCCTGCCACACTGACAACCAG GATGATGAGGTGTTCACTTTTAGCTTTAACTTGATCACAACTGCTGCAAGTGGAGTGGAAACCACCTACACTGTGAATGCAACCTGCTTCCTCCCTCTACCCTGGTCCCCCAGAGAAGTCAGCTGTGAGGAGAACTATATGGAG GTGTCAATGAGGAGTGACGTTTCTTGTCTGTCTGGTACAACGGATACCTGGACTGCTGCCCTTGCTAAA GCCCACAGCTCTGCCACGTCTACCTGGCAGGTGATGTTCCAGCAGGAGGGACAGCAGCTGATTCCCATGTCATTCTCAGAGGCTCGGGAGCTGGGCTACGTGTTCCACTTCACCCAGGGGAGACTGGTGTTCCGCTCACCCTACACACCACGGTCTGTCATGGGGTCTGTCTCCATG ATCAATGGTTCAGTGGTGGAGGTGGTCCATCCCATACTGTTCTCCAGGCAGAGATGGGTGGTTATGATGGTGGACTGGATTGTTGCGTGCAGCATAA ATGAAGGGATGTATGATGGGGCGGGGCTGGTCTGGCAGACCCCCACTCTGCTGTCCCCGCTGGTCTCTGGCCTCTCTGGGTTGGAGAGCAGCAAGATCTCAATGGGGGTGGATGGGCAGCTCCTGGATGAGCCCATCACAGCAGAGCGAGGCTACAGCCTGGACATCAGTGACACCACTGTCCAGATCAGCATCCCCTTCAATGCTGCCGGAGGATACAGAAAA agctttgtgatgggcaACATGTACCATGAGTTCTATGTGGTCCATCTCTACTATGAACAAATCTTTCTTGATGACTGTGGTGTGGAGACCAGACTCCGCCTCCACAGGCCCATGAACACACCCCTTCTGATCCAGCACCTCACCATCATTAACC aaacagTCCTTGAGGATCGTGTGTTTACTGTTTACCTGGGGAACCTCTCCTACGATGTTGACGTGGTGGCTGTGATGCTCAATGGTCACAACTTCACCATACTAGACGTGAATAAAAGTGGCCTCTTCATAACCATGGTCACCCAGCCCAATAGTACCCTACATGCCTACATTctcagggtgccatttgaggatGCAGTTGTTCACAAGCTG TACTCTCCAGAGGGGGTTCTTCAGTTCTCGATGGACATCAACTACACGTTGGTCATCATGCCTCAAAAGGAGCCCTTCTACTACCTGGCCTCAGTCGTGGCTCAGTTCAATGATGTCT TTCCTCCGGTCTTCAAAGGCGTCTGCAATGAGAAAAGCATCAGTTTCTTAATGGACCATAAGCCATTTGACTACCTGTGGGAGGTGGGTGTTGGCCCCTACATTCTGACCACAAATCTGGCAGCCAAGCGGGGCTACATCATGCAGAATGACAGCAAGAGTCTGAACCTGGAAGTGCCCCTCTTCTCTGTTGGCTACACTTATAAG GACATCAATTTGAAGCAGTTCTACGGCTCATTTGAAATTCACTCACGACTTCCTAAGACCTTGGAGGTCAAGAGTTCCTTGGCCAAAGCTTGTCTCTTCCAGACTACTGAGGTCATAG TGTGTTCCACTGAAGGGGTGGTGACAGTGGTTACTGATGTGACTCTGGCCATCCCTGGCACTGAACCCAACGGAACCTTTCTCCTGGACTCCACCTGCAGGCCTGAAGAGACGGATGACACCAGGGCTCTCTTTAGCTTTGGACTCCACACCTGTGGTACCAGGGTCCAG GTTGACCATCAGCATGTTACCTACGAAAATGATATCAACGTTGAGCACAAGAGCCAATCTGTGAACGCACCAGTCAAAACCAGGGATACTGCCTCTGT GGTGACAGTTCGGTGTGTCTATCCACTGAGTGACCTATACAAGCTGTTTGCATATTGGCGGTTTGAGGCAGACTCTCCAGGAGTTGGCACCATCTTGACTAGAGAAGCTGTAAAAA CATTTCAGGCCACCTTTCCACCCACCACCAGAAGACCGTTGACCTCCACAACTACTTCCAACACAGGCCTTAGTCCTGGGAGGGAAATGCCTGGCATCCAACCTAGGGCTAAATACGTCAAAGTCTTCAGCTGGCAAATGAACCAACCTAAAGGAACCACTTAG
- the LOC115120079 gene encoding uncharacterized protein LOC115120079 isoform X5 — protein sequence MLMVFTPSLSSMGQSVATCSVSSLCLAMLNSEPPTSPATLTTSFNLITTAASGVETTYTVNATCFLPLPWSPREVSCEENYMEVSMRSDVSCLSGTTDTWTAALAKAHSSATSTWQVMFQQEGQQLIPMSFSEARELGYVFHFTQGRLVFRSPYTPRSVMGSVSMINGSVVEVVHPILFSRQRWVVMMVDWIVACSINEGMYDGAGLVWQTPTLLSPLVSGLSGLESSKISMGVDGQLLDEPITAERGYSLDISDTTVQISIPFNAAGGYRKSFVMGNMYHEFYVVHLYYEQIFLDDCGVETRLRLHRPMNTPLLIQHLTIINQTVLEDRVFTVYLGNLSYDVDVVAVMLNGHNFTILDVNKSGLFITMVTQPNSTLHAYILRVPFEDAVVHKLYSPEGVLQFSMDINYTLVIMPQKEPFYYLASVVAQFNDVFPPVFKGVCNEKSISFLMDHKPFDYLWEVGVGPYILTTNLAAKRGYIMQNDSKSLNLEVPLFSVGYTYKDINLKQFYGSFEIHSRLPKTLEVKSSLAKACLFQTTEVIVCSTEGVVTVVTDVTLAIPGTEPNGTFLLDSTCRPEETDDTRALFSFGLHTCGTRVQVDHQHVTYENDINVEHKSQSVNAPVKTRDTASVVTVRCVYPLSDLYKLFAYWRFEADSPGVGTILTREAVKTFQATFPPTTRRPLTSTTTSNTGLSPGREMPGIQPRAKYVKVFSWQMNQPKGTT from the exons ATGCTGATGGTGTTCACCCCATCACTAAGCAGTATGGGTCAGAGTGTGGCTACATGTTCAGTATCCTCCCTCTGCCTGGCCATGCTGAACTCAGAGCCTCCTACTTCTCCTGCCACACTGACAACCAG CTTTAACTTGATCACAACTGCTGCAAGTGGAGTGGAAACCACCTACACTGTGAATGCAACCTGCTTCCTCCCTCTACCCTGGTCCCCCAGAGAAGTCAGCTGTGAGGAGAACTATATGGAG GTGTCAATGAGGAGTGACGTTTCTTGTCTGTCTGGTACAACGGATACCTGGACTGCTGCCCTTGCTAAA GCCCACAGCTCTGCCACGTCTACCTGGCAGGTGATGTTCCAGCAGGAGGGACAGCAGCTGATTCCCATGTCATTCTCAGAGGCTCGGGAGCTGGGCTACGTGTTCCACTTCACCCAGGGGAGACTGGTGTTCCGCTCACCCTACACACCACGGTCTGTCATGGGGTCTGTCTCCATG ATCAATGGTTCAGTGGTGGAGGTGGTCCATCCCATACTGTTCTCCAGGCAGAGATGGGTGGTTATGATGGTGGACTGGATTGTTGCGTGCAGCATAA ATGAAGGGATGTATGATGGGGCGGGGCTGGTCTGGCAGACCCCCACTCTGCTGTCCCCGCTGGTCTCTGGCCTCTCTGGGTTGGAGAGCAGCAAGATCTCAATGGGGGTGGATGGGCAGCTCCTGGATGAGCCCATCACAGCAGAGCGAGGCTACAGCCTGGACATCAGTGACACCACTGTCCAGATCAGCATCCCCTTCAATGCTGCCGGAGGATACAGAAAA agctttgtgatgggcaACATGTACCATGAGTTCTATGTGGTCCATCTCTACTATGAACAAATCTTTCTTGATGACTGTGGTGTGGAGACCAGACTCCGCCTCCACAGGCCCATGAACACACCCCTTCTGATCCAGCACCTCACCATCATTAACC aaacagTCCTTGAGGATCGTGTGTTTACTGTTTACCTGGGGAACCTCTCCTACGATGTTGACGTGGTGGCTGTGATGCTCAATGGTCACAACTTCACCATACTAGACGTGAATAAAAGTGGCCTCTTCATAACCATGGTCACCCAGCCCAATAGTACCCTACATGCCTACATTctcagggtgccatttgaggatGCAGTTGTTCACAAGCTG TACTCTCCAGAGGGGGTTCTTCAGTTCTCGATGGACATCAACTACACGTTGGTCATCATGCCTCAAAAGGAGCCCTTCTACTACCTGGCCTCAGTCGTGGCTCAGTTCAATGATGTCT TTCCTCCGGTCTTCAAAGGCGTCTGCAATGAGAAAAGCATCAGTTTCTTAATGGACCATAAGCCATTTGACTACCTGTGGGAGGTGGGTGTTGGCCCCTACATTCTGACCACAAATCTGGCAGCCAAGCGGGGCTACATCATGCAGAATGACAGCAAGAGTCTGAACCTGGAAGTGCCCCTCTTCTCTGTTGGCTACACTTATAAG GACATCAATTTGAAGCAGTTCTACGGCTCATTTGAAATTCACTCACGACTTCCTAAGACCTTGGAGGTCAAGAGTTCCTTGGCCAAAGCTTGTCTCTTCCAGACTACTGAGGTCATAG TGTGTTCCACTGAAGGGGTGGTGACAGTGGTTACTGATGTGACTCTGGCCATCCCTGGCACTGAACCCAACGGAACCTTTCTCCTGGACTCCACCTGCAGGCCTGAAGAGACGGATGACACCAGGGCTCTCTTTAGCTTTGGACTCCACACCTGTGGTACCAGGGTCCAG GTTGACCATCAGCATGTTACCTACGAAAATGATATCAACGTTGAGCACAAGAGCCAATCTGTGAACGCACCAGTCAAAACCAGGGATACTGCCTCTGT GGTGACAGTTCGGTGTGTCTATCCACTGAGTGACCTATACAAGCTGTTTGCATATTGGCGGTTTGAGGCAGACTCTCCAGGAGTTGGCACCATCTTGACTAGAGAAGCTGTAAAAA CATTTCAGGCCACCTTTCCACCCACCACCAGAAGACCGTTGACCTCCACAACTACTTCCAACACAGGCCTTAGTCCTGGGAGGGAAATGCCTGGCATCCAACCTAGGGCTAAATACGTCAAAGTCTTCAGCTGGCAAATGAACCAACCTAAAGGAACCACTTAG
- the LOC115120079 gene encoding uncharacterized protein LOC115120079 isoform X2, whose product MAFGCWVGVFVLLSVWHSVRCSDLPRGAIETACRDRYMLVTIQLQFAGNKPRFEAVDADGVHPITKQYGSECGYMFSILPLPGHAELRASYFSCHTDNQDDEVFTFSFNLITTAASGVETTYTVNATCFLPLPWSPREVSCEENYMEAHSSATSTWQVMFQQEGQQLIPMSFSEARELGYVFHFTQGRLVFRSPYTPRSVMGSVSMINGSVVEVVHPILFSRQRWVVMMVDWIVACSINEGMYDGAGLVWQTPTLLSPLVSGLSGLESSKISMGVDGQLLDEPITAERGYSLDISDTTVQISIPFNAAGGYRKSFVMGNMYHEFYVVHLYYEQIFLDDCGVETRLRLHRPMNTPLLIQHLTIINQTVLEDRVFTVYLGNLSYDVDVVAVMLNGHNFTILDVNKSGLFITMVTQPNSTLHAYILRVPFEDAVVHKLYSPEGVLQFSMDINYTLVIMPQKEPFYYLASVVAQFNDVFPPVFKGVCNEKSISFLMDHKPFDYLWEVGVGPYILTTNLAAKRGYIMQNDSKSLNLEVPLFSVGYTYKDINLKQFYGSFEIHSRLPKTLEVKSSLAKACLFQTTEVIVCSTEGVVTVVTDVTLAIPGTEPNGTFLLDSTCRPEETDDTRALFSFGLHTCGTRVQVDHQHVTYENDINVEHKSQSVNAPVKTRDTASVVTVRCVYPLSDLYKLFAYWRFEADSPGVGTILTREAVKTFQATFPPTTRRPLTSTTTSNTGLSPGREMPGIQPRAKYVKVFSWQMNQPKGTT is encoded by the exons ATGGCTTTTGGGTGTTGGGTGGG AGTATTTGTACTCCTGTCTGTATGGCATAGTGTAAGATGTTCTGACCTTCCAAGAG GGGCCATTGAGACTGCGTGTCGGGATCGATACATGTTGGTAACAATCCAACTCCAATTTGCTGGGAACAAACCTCGCTTTGAAGCGGTTG ATGCTGATGGTGTTCACCCCATCACTAAGCAGTATGGGTCAGAGTGTGGCTACATGTTCAGTATCCTCCCTCTGCCTGGCCATGCTGAACTCAGAGCCTCCTACTTCTCCTGCCACACTGACAACCAG GATGATGAGGTGTTCACTTTTAGCTTTAACTTGATCACAACTGCTGCAAGTGGAGTGGAAACCACCTACACTGTGAATGCAACCTGCTTCCTCCCTCTACCCTGGTCCCCCAGAGAAGTCAGCTGTGAGGAGAACTATATGGAG GCCCACAGCTCTGCCACGTCTACCTGGCAGGTGATGTTCCAGCAGGAGGGACAGCAGCTGATTCCCATGTCATTCTCAGAGGCTCGGGAGCTGGGCTACGTGTTCCACTTCACCCAGGGGAGACTGGTGTTCCGCTCACCCTACACACCACGGTCTGTCATGGGGTCTGTCTCCATG ATCAATGGTTCAGTGGTGGAGGTGGTCCATCCCATACTGTTCTCCAGGCAGAGATGGGTGGTTATGATGGTGGACTGGATTGTTGCGTGCAGCATAA ATGAAGGGATGTATGATGGGGCGGGGCTGGTCTGGCAGACCCCCACTCTGCTGTCCCCGCTGGTCTCTGGCCTCTCTGGGTTGGAGAGCAGCAAGATCTCAATGGGGGTGGATGGGCAGCTCCTGGATGAGCCCATCACAGCAGAGCGAGGCTACAGCCTGGACATCAGTGACACCACTGTCCAGATCAGCATCCCCTTCAATGCTGCCGGAGGATACAGAAAA agctttgtgatgggcaACATGTACCATGAGTTCTATGTGGTCCATCTCTACTATGAACAAATCTTTCTTGATGACTGTGGTGTGGAGACCAGACTCCGCCTCCACAGGCCCATGAACACACCCCTTCTGATCCAGCACCTCACCATCATTAACC aaacagTCCTTGAGGATCGTGTGTTTACTGTTTACCTGGGGAACCTCTCCTACGATGTTGACGTGGTGGCTGTGATGCTCAATGGTCACAACTTCACCATACTAGACGTGAATAAAAGTGGCCTCTTCATAACCATGGTCACCCAGCCCAATAGTACCCTACATGCCTACATTctcagggtgccatttgaggatGCAGTTGTTCACAAGCTG TACTCTCCAGAGGGGGTTCTTCAGTTCTCGATGGACATCAACTACACGTTGGTCATCATGCCTCAAAAGGAGCCCTTCTACTACCTGGCCTCAGTCGTGGCTCAGTTCAATGATGTCT TTCCTCCGGTCTTCAAAGGCGTCTGCAATGAGAAAAGCATCAGTTTCTTAATGGACCATAAGCCATTTGACTACCTGTGGGAGGTGGGTGTTGGCCCCTACATTCTGACCACAAATCTGGCAGCCAAGCGGGGCTACATCATGCAGAATGACAGCAAGAGTCTGAACCTGGAAGTGCCCCTCTTCTCTGTTGGCTACACTTATAAG GACATCAATTTGAAGCAGTTCTACGGCTCATTTGAAATTCACTCACGACTTCCTAAGACCTTGGAGGTCAAGAGTTCCTTGGCCAAAGCTTGTCTCTTCCAGACTACTGAGGTCATAG TGTGTTCCACTGAAGGGGTGGTGACAGTGGTTACTGATGTGACTCTGGCCATCCCTGGCACTGAACCCAACGGAACCTTTCTCCTGGACTCCACCTGCAGGCCTGAAGAGACGGATGACACCAGGGCTCTCTTTAGCTTTGGACTCCACACCTGTGGTACCAGGGTCCAG GTTGACCATCAGCATGTTACCTACGAAAATGATATCAACGTTGAGCACAAGAGCCAATCTGTGAACGCACCAGTCAAAACCAGGGATACTGCCTCTGT GGTGACAGTTCGGTGTGTCTATCCACTGAGTGACCTATACAAGCTGTTTGCATATTGGCGGTTTGAGGCAGACTCTCCAGGAGTTGGCACCATCTTGACTAGAGAAGCTGTAAAAA CATTTCAGGCCACCTTTCCACCCACCACCAGAAGACCGTTGACCTCCACAACTACTTCCAACACAGGCCTTAGTCCTGGGAGGGAAATGCCTGGCATCCAACCTAGGGCTAAATACGTCAAAGTCTTCAGCTGGCAAATGAACCAACCTAAAGGAACCACTTAG
- the LOC115120079 gene encoding uncharacterized protein LOC115120079 isoform X1 — protein sequence MAFGCWVGVFVLLSVWHSVRCSDLPRGAIETACRDRYMLVTIQLQFAGNKPRFEAVDADGVHPITKQYGSECGYMFSILPLPGHAELRASYFSCHTDNQDDEVFTFSFNLITTAASGVETTYTVNATCFLPLPWSPREVSCEENYMEVSMRSDVSCLSGTTDTWTAALAKAHSSATSTWQVMFQQEGQQLIPMSFSEARELGYVFHFTQGRLVFRSPYTPRSVMGSVSMINGSVVEVVHPILFSRQRWVVMMVDWIVACSINEGMYDGAGLVWQTPTLLSPLVSGLSGLESSKISMGVDGQLLDEPITAERGYSLDISDTTVQISIPFNAAGGYRKSFVMGNMYHEFYVVHLYYEQIFLDDCGVETRLRLHRPMNTPLLIQHLTIINQTVLEDRVFTVYLGNLSYDVDVVAVMLNGHNFTILDVNKSGLFITMVTQPNSTLHAYILRVPFEDAVVHKLYSPEGVLQFSMDINYTLVIMPQKEPFYYLASVVAQFNDVFPPVFKGVCNEKSISFLMDHKPFDYLWEVGVGPYILTTNLAAKRGYIMQNDSKSLNLEVPLFSVGYTYKDINLKQFYGSFEIHSRLPKTLEVKSSLAKACLFQTTEVIVCSTEGVVTVVTDVTLAIPGTEPNGTFLLDSTCRPEETDDTRALFSFGLHTCGTRVQVDHQHVTYENDINVEHKSQSVNAPVKTRDTASVVTVRCVYPLSDLYKLFAYWRFEADSPGVGTILTREAVKTFQATFPPTTRRPLTSTTTSNTGLSPGREMPGIQPRAKYVKVFSWQMNQPKGTT from the exons ATGGCTTTTGGGTGTTGGGTGGG AGTATTTGTACTCCTGTCTGTATGGCATAGTGTAAGATGTTCTGACCTTCCAAGAG GGGCCATTGAGACTGCGTGTCGGGATCGATACATGTTGGTAACAATCCAACTCCAATTTGCTGGGAACAAACCTCGCTTTGAAGCGGTTG ATGCTGATGGTGTTCACCCCATCACTAAGCAGTATGGGTCAGAGTGTGGCTACATGTTCAGTATCCTCCCTCTGCCTGGCCATGCTGAACTCAGAGCCTCCTACTTCTCCTGCCACACTGACAACCAG GATGATGAGGTGTTCACTTTTAGCTTTAACTTGATCACAACTGCTGCAAGTGGAGTGGAAACCACCTACACTGTGAATGCAACCTGCTTCCTCCCTCTACCCTGGTCCCCCAGAGAAGTCAGCTGTGAGGAGAACTATATGGAG GTGTCAATGAGGAGTGACGTTTCTTGTCTGTCTGGTACAACGGATACCTGGACTGCTGCCCTTGCTAAA GCCCACAGCTCTGCCACGTCTACCTGGCAGGTGATGTTCCAGCAGGAGGGACAGCAGCTGATTCCCATGTCATTCTCAGAGGCTCGGGAGCTGGGCTACGTGTTCCACTTCACCCAGGGGAGACTGGTGTTCCGCTCACCCTACACACCACGGTCTGTCATGGGGTCTGTCTCCATG ATCAATGGTTCAGTGGTGGAGGTGGTCCATCCCATACTGTTCTCCAGGCAGAGATGGGTGGTTATGATGGTGGACTGGATTGTTGCGTGCAGCATAA ATGAAGGGATGTATGATGGGGCGGGGCTGGTCTGGCAGACCCCCACTCTGCTGTCCCCGCTGGTCTCTGGCCTCTCTGGGTTGGAGAGCAGCAAGATCTCAATGGGGGTGGATGGGCAGCTCCTGGATGAGCCCATCACAGCAGAGCGAGGCTACAGCCTGGACATCAGTGACACCACTGTCCAGATCAGCATCCCCTTCAATGCTGCCGGAGGATACAGAAAA agctttgtgatgggcaACATGTACCATGAGTTCTATGTGGTCCATCTCTACTATGAACAAATCTTTCTTGATGACTGTGGTGTGGAGACCAGACTCCGCCTCCACAGGCCCATGAACACACCCCTTCTGATCCAGCACCTCACCATCATTAACC aaacagTCCTTGAGGATCGTGTGTTTACTGTTTACCTGGGGAACCTCTCCTACGATGTTGACGTGGTGGCTGTGATGCTCAATGGTCACAACTTCACCATACTAGACGTGAATAAAAGTGGCCTCTTCATAACCATGGTCACCCAGCCCAATAGTACCCTACATGCCTACATTctcagggtgccatttgaggatGCAGTTGTTCACAAGCTG TACTCTCCAGAGGGGGTTCTTCAGTTCTCGATGGACATCAACTACACGTTGGTCATCATGCCTCAAAAGGAGCCCTTCTACTACCTGGCCTCAGTCGTGGCTCAGTTCAATGATGTCT TTCCTCCGGTCTTCAAAGGCGTCTGCAATGAGAAAAGCATCAGTTTCTTAATGGACCATAAGCCATTTGACTACCTGTGGGAGGTGGGTGTTGGCCCCTACATTCTGACCACAAATCTGGCAGCCAAGCGGGGCTACATCATGCAGAATGACAGCAAGAGTCTGAACCTGGAAGTGCCCCTCTTCTCTGTTGGCTACACTTATAAG GACATCAATTTGAAGCAGTTCTACGGCTCATTTGAAATTCACTCACGACTTCCTAAGACCTTGGAGGTCAAGAGTTCCTTGGCCAAAGCTTGTCTCTTCCAGACTACTGAGGTCATAG TGTGTTCCACTGAAGGGGTGGTGACAGTGGTTACTGATGTGACTCTGGCCATCCCTGGCACTGAACCCAACGGAACCTTTCTCCTGGACTCCACCTGCAGGCCTGAAGAGACGGATGACACCAGGGCTCTCTTTAGCTTTGGACTCCACACCTGTGGTACCAGGGTCCAG GTTGACCATCAGCATGTTACCTACGAAAATGATATCAACGTTGAGCACAAGAGCCAATCTGTGAACGCACCAGTCAAAACCAGGGATACTGCCTCTGT GGTGACAGTTCGGTGTGTCTATCCACTGAGTGACCTATACAAGCTGTTTGCATATTGGCGGTTTGAGGCAGACTCTCCAGGAGTTGGCACCATCTTGACTAGAGAAGCTGTAAAAA CATTTCAGGCCACCTTTCCACCCACCACCAGAAGACCGTTGACCTCCACAACTACTTCCAACACAGGCCTTAGTCCTGGGAGGGAAATGCCTGGCATCCAACCTAGGGCTAAATACGTCAAAGTCTTCAGCTGGCAAATGAACCAACCTAAAGGAACCACTTAG